One genomic region from Microcystis panniformis FACHB-1757 encodes:
- a CDS encoding SIMPL domain-containing protein produces the protein MLSIALVLSSWIAARSFLAVKRASDVFVVTGSAKRAITSDYLLWRLSVSSQQPSAQDAYRDLIRQTERIRAYLKEKQVPEDAITTNAIETMAIPEVTANGQETGQILAYRLTQRFEIRASDVARYTELSRQVTELIEEGINLVSEPPQYLYTQLDKLRVEMVAAATKDARARAEAIASSTGSRVGRVRDAKTGVFQITSRNSTDVSDSGIYDTSSIDKDITAVVSVTFGIE, from the coding sequence GTGCTATCGATCGCTCTCGTCTTGAGTTCCTGGATAGCGGCACGCTCGTTCTTGGCGGTGAAACGGGCGAGCGATGTTTTTGTCGTCACTGGTTCGGCCAAAAGGGCGATTACATCCGATTATCTTCTCTGGCGTTTATCGGTTTCCAGTCAACAACCCAGCGCTCAGGATGCGTACCGGGATCTGATCCGGCAAACCGAGCGGATACGAGCTTATCTCAAAGAAAAACAAGTTCCCGAAGACGCAATCACCACCAACGCGATCGAGACGATGGCGATTCCCGAAGTAACAGCTAACGGCCAGGAAACCGGGCAAATTCTCGCCTATCGTCTCACCCAACGCTTCGAGATCCGAGCGAGCGATGTGGCCCGTTACACGGAACTTTCTAGGCAGGTAACGGAATTGATTGAGGAGGGAATTAACCTCGTCTCTGAACCTCCCCAATATCTTTATACCCAACTGGATAAGCTGCGGGTGGAAATGGTGGCGGCAGCGACCAAAGATGCGAGAGCGAGGGCTGAGGCGATCGCTAGTAGTACCGGCAGTCGGGTGGGAAGGGTGCGCGATGCGAAAACGGGAGTTTTTCAGATCACCTCGCGCAATTCCACTGACGTGAGCGATTCGGGAATTTACGACACTTCCTCGATCGACAAAGATATTACCGCAGTGGTTTCGGTGACGTTCGGGATCGAGTGA
- a CDS encoding IS4 family transposase, with protein MLPSFYQACLQANLSEASYLTLQLLILLLQSHRIVQLEKLAALFPQPITFESRRRNLQRFLKLPQLNVKLLWFPLIKQIVKLEFSGKNKNREPRRRLKKLKHAGRLLVVIDRTDWKGRNLFVASVICGRRALPVYWVLLNKKGSSALGEPKKFLKPVLGLLKPYPLVVMGDREFQSAQLGKWLDDRGVAFIFRQKKSTYTRLKDGENYQALSELEPNRGERNFFRGVTHTKSHEIEGFNLATYGKRGYRTKGSKEPWYLLTNLESLEITLKLYKSRFGIEAMFKDCQTGGYNLEKTKVSEPRFLALILLIAIAYSLNTTRGQNLKKSGTRDYICRSKEAKRGPERHSDFWIGTYGSFWIESMDAYSELAFSLIRLKPGKHPDFSRGLTAMRLIQQAF; from the coding sequence ATGTTACCTTCATTCTATCAGGCTTGTTTACAGGCGAACCTTAGCGAGGCGAGCTATTTGACCTTACAGCTCCTAATCCTGCTCTTACAAAGTCATCGGATAGTCCAACTAGAGAAACTGGCCGCTCTTTTCCCGCAACCGATAACCTTTGAAAGTAGAAGACGGAATTTGCAGAGATTTCTTAAGCTCCCGCAACTAAACGTGAAACTCTTGTGGTTTCCTTTGATCAAACAGATCGTCAAGCTAGAATTTAGCGGAAAAAATAAAAATCGAGAGCCAAGAAGAAGGCTCAAAAAACTGAAACACGCGGGAAGATTATTAGTCGTCATAGATAGAACCGATTGGAAGGGTAGAAATTTATTCGTCGCCAGTGTGATTTGTGGTCGGAGAGCTTTGCCCGTATATTGGGTGTTACTGAATAAAAAAGGAAGTAGCGCTCTCGGGGAACCGAAAAAATTCCTCAAGCCAGTCTTAGGGTTGTTGAAACCCTATCCGCTCGTCGTAATGGGAGACCGTGAATTTCAGTCAGCGCAATTAGGGAAGTGGCTTGACGACAGAGGTGTAGCTTTTATCTTCCGTCAAAAGAAAAGTACCTACACGCGATTGAAAGATGGAGAAAACTATCAAGCCCTTTCCGAGTTAGAACCGAACCGGGGCGAGCGAAACTTCTTTCGGGGAGTGACCCACACGAAAAGCCATGAGATCGAGGGGTTCAACCTAGCAACTTATGGGAAAAGAGGTTATCGAACTAAAGGGTCTAAAGAGCCTTGGTATTTATTGACCAACCTAGAATCTTTAGAGATAACTCTCAAGTTATATAAATCTCGATTCGGGATTGAAGCGATGTTCAAAGATTGTCAAACGGGAGGATATAATCTTGAAAAAACGAAAGTGAGCGAGCCTCGCTTTCTCGCCTTAATTTTATTAATTGCTATCGCTTACTCTTTGAATACAACCCGTGGTCAAAATCTCAAGAAATCGGGAACTCGCGATTATATTTGTCGCTCCAAAGAAGCGAAACGCGGTCCGGAAAGACATAGCGATTTTTGGATAGGTACTTATGGGAGCTTCTGGATCGAGTCGATGGACGCGTACTCGGAACTCGCCTTTTCTTTGATCCGCCTCAAGCCAGGAAAACACCCTGATTTTTCTAGGGGTCTAACGGCTATGCGCCTTATCCAGCAAGCCTTTTAG
- a CDS encoding AbrB family transcriptional regulator — translation MNTTTNPEPLTGLELIEKVKQLGNLSKEEKARECGYYTMTKNGIERVNMMKFLNALIDAEGIDLDSSANGHGRGGRSASYRISVQSNNNLLIGSAYTKKMGLKPGDEFEITLGRKHIHLKQVGASDDDE, via the coding sequence ATGAACACAACTACCAATCCAGAACCCCTGACTGGCCTCGAACTAATTGAGAAAGTTAAACAGCTAGGCAACCTCAGCAAAGAGGAAAAAGCCCGGGAATGCGGCTACTATACCATGACAAAAAATGGTATTGAACGCGTTAATATGATGAAATTTCTCAATGCTCTAATCGATGCCGAGGGAATTGACTTAGATAGCAGTGCCAATGGTCACGGACGAGGTGGGCGCTCGGCCAGCTACCGGATCAGTGTCCAATCTAATAATAATCTCCTGATCGGTTCGGCCTACACCAAAAAAATGGGACTCAAACCCGGAGATGAATTTGAAATTACTTTGGGGAGAAAACATATTCATCTCAAGCAAGTTGGCGCCAGCGACGACGACGAATAG
- a CDS encoding Rrf2 family transcriptional regulator, with product MKLTTRGHYSVKALLDLSLQPRGTPVSVKSIALRQDIPAAYLEKLLIEMRRAGLVRSFRGSQGGYQLARPANRISLGQILEAVGETIEPLSGYHPRDEQAEDWVTFTIWKHLHEKLKEALGKITLADLYYDARSWIAARGEETSFIV from the coding sequence ATGAAGCTAACAACTAGGGGTCACTATAGTGTTAAAGCCTTGCTGGATCTTAGTTTACAACCGAGGGGGACTCCCGTATCGGTAAAATCGATCGCCCTGCGTCAAGATATCCCGGCTGCTTATCTAGAGAAATTGCTGATAGAAATGCGACGAGCGGGGTTAGTTCGTTCCTTTCGGGGATCGCAAGGGGGTTATCAGTTAGCTAGGCCGGCAAATCGTATCTCGTTGGGGCAAATTTTGGAGGCAGTGGGAGAGACGATCGAGCCATTATCAGGTTATCATCCCAGGGACGAACAGGCAGAAGATTGGGTGACATTTACTATCTGGAAACACCTCCACGAGAAATTAAAAGAGGCCCTGGGGAAGATTACCTTAGCGGATTTATACTACGATGCGCGTAGCTGGATCGCCGCTAGGGGAGAGGAAACCAGCTTTATTGTTTAG
- a CDS encoding GFA family protein — MRVAGSPLGERKPALLFSSLEVMTATTQAKIYGGGCHCGAIRFQVAIEHDQALDCNCSICQKKGFLHLIVPSAQFTLLSGEDFLSTYTFNTHTAQHYFCRVCGIHPFYRPRSHPDAIDINLRCLDGNVLEDFQIQFFDGANWEDNIEKIRDIDGKRE, encoded by the coding sequence ATGCGCGTAGCTGGATCGCCGCTAGGGGAGAGGAAACCAGCTTTATTGTTTAGTAGTTTAGAAGTTATGACAGCAACAACACAAGCAAAGATTTATGGGGGAGGTTGTCACTGTGGAGCGATCCGTTTTCAAGTGGCGATCGAGCATGATCAAGCTCTAGACTGTAATTGTTCCATTTGTCAGAAAAAAGGCTTTTTGCATCTGATTGTTCCTTCAGCACAATTTACCCTCCTAAGCGGTGAAGATTTCTTAAGTACCTATACATTTAATACCCACACAGCCCAACATTATTTTTGTCGTGTTTGTGGTATCCATCCTTTCTATCGTCCCCGCTCCCATCCTGACGCTATAGATATAAACCTGCGCTGTTTGGATGGCAATGTCTTGGAAGATTTTCAGATCCAGTTCTTTGATGGAGCTAACTGGGAAGACAATATTGAGAAAATTCGGGATATCGATGGTAAAAGGGAGTAA
- the cbiB gene encoding adenosylcobinamide-phosphate synthase CbiB, which produces MKETATAIILVLGAVLDYLVGDPWGWIHPVQVMGAIIAVASKVILNWTQEKIRQRLAGIILGLGLIILAGVLTWLGIQWLGQVNLLLSCLVQVILLASCLAGRSLRRAAETVIAPLQAENITLARCQLSLYVGRDTDNLGQEEILRALLETVSENGVDGVTAPLFYALLGAFLGVGPVPLACAYKAASTLDSMIGYRRPPYTHIGWFSAKSEDVLTWLPCRLTVLTLALISGWPGRVLSICWRDARRDPSPNSGWSECVYGAILGVQLGGKNQYRGQIVEKPLLGDNLHPITVKTVEQAWHLTRTCVLLWLAIAVSCLVARDFAQF; this is translated from the coding sequence GTGAAGGAAACGGCAACGGCGATCATTTTAGTATTAGGGGCGGTTTTAGATTATCTGGTGGGCGATCCTTGGGGATGGATTCATCCAGTGCAGGTGATGGGGGCGATTATTGCTGTTGCCAGCAAAGTTATTCTTAATTGGACGCAGGAAAAAATTCGGCAACGTTTAGCGGGCATAATTCTGGGACTAGGTTTAATTATCTTGGCTGGGGTCTTAACTTGGCTAGGAATCCAATGGTTAGGTCAGGTCAATTTGCTGCTGAGTTGCCTAGTACAAGTGATTCTCTTGGCTAGTTGTTTAGCCGGTAGAAGTTTACGCAGGGCTGCCGAAACAGTCATCGCACCTTTACAAGCGGAAAATATCACCTTAGCTCGTTGCCAACTAAGTTTATACGTTGGTCGCGACACAGATAATCTCGGCCAGGAAGAAATCCTTCGCGCCCTATTAGAAACCGTCAGTGAAAATGGTGTGGATGGAGTTACTGCGCCGCTTTTTTATGCCCTTCTCGGTGCTTTTCTGGGGGTGGGACCGGTTCCCCTTGCTTGCGCTTATAAAGCCGCTAGTACCCTCGATTCGATGATTGGCTATCGTCGGCCGCCCTACACCCATATTGGCTGGTTTAGTGCTAAAAGCGAGGATGTTTTGACATGGCTACCCTGTCGTTTAACGGTCTTAACTCTCGCCCTAATTTCGGGCTGGCCGGGGCGGGTTTTAAGCATTTGTTGGCGCGATGCCCGTCGGGATCCTAGTCCTAATTCCGGTTGGAGTGAATGCGTCTATGGGGCGATTTTGGGGGTGCAATTGGGGGGGAAAAATCAATACCGGGGCCAGATTGTGGAAAAACCTTTATTGGGCGATAACCTCCACCCGATTACCGTCAAAACCGTCGAACAGGCTTGGCATTTAACTCGTACTTGTGTATTACTTTGGTTGGCGATCGCTGTTAGCTGCTTAGTTGCTAGAGATTTTGCTCAATTTTAG
- a CDS encoding lysophospholipid acyltransferase family protein produces MNQPQEREPFASLVLYHLFKWSIVSPTLHGYFRGRIYGVENVPRRHPLIIVCNHASYFDPPLLSCAVRRPVAYMAKEELFTIPILKQAIALYGAYPVKRSSGDRGAIRAAMAALAAGWAVGVFLEGTRTEDGLIHQPKLGAAMIAAKAGVPLLPVSLWGTEKIFQKGSSFPHSIPLTIRIGEVLPPPISSKREALQTVTERCAEMINGLHALGR; encoded by the coding sequence ATGAACCAGCCTCAAGAGCGAGAACCTTTTGCCAGTTTAGTTTTATATCATCTCTTTAAATGGTCGATCGTTAGCCCAACCCTACACGGCTATTTCCGCGGCCGCATTTACGGAGTGGAAAATGTCCCCCGGCGTCATCCTCTGATTATCGTCTGCAATCACGCCAGTTACTTCGATCCACCTCTATTATCCTGTGCCGTGCGTCGTCCCGTAGCTTATATGGCTAAAGAAGAATTATTTACCATCCCGATTTTAAAACAGGCGATCGCTCTTTACGGGGCCTATCCCGTCAAACGCAGCAGTGGTGATCGCGGGGCAATTCGGGCGGCGATGGCAGCCTTAGCAGCGGGCTGGGCAGTAGGAGTGTTTCTGGAGGGAACCCGCACCGAGGACGGATTGATCCATCAACCAAAACTAGGCGCGGCGATGATTGCCGCTAAAGCGGGAGTTCCCCTGTTACCCGTCAGTTTGTGGGGGACAGAAAAGATTTTTCAAAAAGGTTCTTCTTTTCCCCATAGTATCCCCTTAACTATTCGCATCGGCGAGGTGCTGCCGCCACCGATTTCTAGCAAAAGAGAAGCTTTACAGACAGTTACCGAGCGCTGTGCCGAAATGATTAACGGATTACACGCCCTCGGACGCTAA
- a CDS encoding ISAs1 family transposase translates to MGTQTEIAQQIKSGGGDDVLALKGNQGKLFQQVEGWFDQAIAGDWQGIEYSYHEKVESGHHRIETRQIWVVPVSQLPPLHRQSLWPGLTTVVMVRSVRQLWNKTTTEIRFFISSLAADAQKHAEVIRGHWSIENSLHWVLDVTFNEDASRVRLGHGAENLGLLRRLSVNLLKQEPSKMSLKMKRYRASMDDNFMVKILEASAVD, encoded by the coding sequence ATGGGAACCCAGACGGAAATTGCCCAACAAATCAAGTCTGGGGGCGGAGATGACGTCTTAGCCCTCAAAGGCAATCAGGGCAAGCTCTTTCAACAAGTAGAAGGCTGGTTTGACCAAGCTATAGCCGGGGATTGGCAAGGGATTGAATACAGCTACCACGAAAAGGTGGAGTCGGGGCATCACCGGATCGAAACCCGTCAAATTTGGGTGGTGCCGGTGTCCCAATTACCGCCCCTGCATCGGCAGAGTCTGTGGCCTGGCCTAACCACCGTAGTCATGGTTCGCAGTGTCCGCCAATTATGGAATAAAACTACTACAGAAATTCGCTTCTTCATCAGTAGTTTAGCAGCGGATGCCCAAAAACACGCCGAGGTGATTCGCGGACATTGGAGTATTGAAAATAGTCTCCATTGGGTACTCGATGTTACCTTTAATGAAGATGCCAGTCGGGTTCGTCTGGGGCATGGAGCGGAAAACCTAGGTCTGTTGCGCCGTTTAAGTGTGAATTTGTTGAAGCAGGAGCCCTCGAAAATGAGTCTGAAAATGAAACGTTATAGGGCGAGCATGGATGATAATTTCATGGTAAAAATCTTGGAGGCCAGTGCGGTTGACTGA
- a CDS encoding ISAs1 family transposase: MKTFLELPNGIPSHDTLGRVLGMLEPEQLRSGFLGWIGEITEKLNLELIHIDGKTAKGSYDREKKLKALHTVSAWSSEHGLVLAQEKVDSKSNEITAVPLRSAIAQSQGSDSHFGCHGNPDGNCPTNQVWGRR; encoded by the coding sequence TTGAAAACCTTTTTGGAATTACCCAATGGGATACCTTCCCACGACACCTTGGGTCGAGTCTTAGGAATGCTAGAACCCGAGCAATTAAGGTCGGGATTCCTAGGGTGGATCGGGGAAATCACCGAAAAATTGAACCTAGAACTAATCCACATAGATGGGAAAACCGCCAAGGGTTCCTATGACCGTGAAAAGAAACTAAAGGCTTTGCACACAGTAAGTGCTTGGAGTAGCGAACATGGGTTAGTCTTAGCCCAAGAAAAAGTGGACAGTAAATCCAATGAAATTACCGCCGTGCCGCTCAGAAGTGCAATTGCTCAATCTCAAGGGAGCGATAGTCACTTTGGATGCCATGGGAACCCAGACGGAAATTGCCCAACAAATCAAGTCTGGGGGCGGAGATGA
- a CDS encoding transposase family protein, producing the protein MAEGFGPLVLNPKQEREAKLLRKSVLKHFQHLEDPRADRGRNHSLVSLIALAILAVLAGADGFVAIEAYGKAKQSWFKG; encoded by the coding sequence ATGGCAGAAGGATTTGGTCCCCTAGTCTTGAACCCCAAGCAAGAGCGAGAGGCAAAACTTTTAAGAAAGAGTGTCTTGAAACATTTTCAGCACCTAGAAGACCCCAGAGCGGACAGGGGACGCAATCACAGCCTGGTATCCCTAATTGCCCTAGCCATTTTGGCGGTCTTAGCGGGTGCCGACGGGTTTGTCGCCATAGAAGCCTACGGAAAAGCCAAACAATCCTGGTTCAAGGGGTGA
- a CDS encoding DUF29 domain-containing protein has protein sequence MSIEKSLVSSGKSLYQEDFYRWLQETANLLKEHRFEKLDLENLIEEIETMGRSEKRELESRLTVIAEHLLKLTYWLTEKEANAQGWRSTIVEQRRQVQRLLKESPSLRRLIPEIWIDCYQAAREDTVRKYLLSADLFPIESPFTLAEILDSDYLP, from the coding sequence ATGAGCATCGAAAAGTCTTTAGTTTCCTCAGGTAAAAGTCTTTATCAAGAAGATTTCTACCGATGGTTACAAGAAACCGCTAATTTACTCAAAGAACATCGTTTTGAAAAATTAGACTTAGAAAATTTGATCGAAGAAATTGAAACGATGGGAAGGAGTGAAAAACGAGAACTAGAAAGTCGCTTAACCGTCATTGCCGAACATTTGCTTAAATTGACTTACTGGCTAACTGAAAAAGAAGCAAATGCTCAAGGGTGGCGCAGCACAATTGTTGAACAACGCCGACAAGTTCAACGCTTATTAAAAGAGAGTCCAAGTCTGAGAAGATTGATTCCTGAAATCTGGATAGATTGTTACCAAGCAGCCAGAGAAGATACTGTAAGAAAGTATCTTCTCTCTGCTGATTTATTCCCGATTGAATCACCCTTCACCCTTGCAGAAATCCTTGATTCTGACTATCTTCCTTAA
- a CDS encoding Uma2 family endonuclease — MLAVTTSPETLSLEIPSAIALSITLEQFEALAAVNRDLKLERTAQGELIVNPPTGGESGQRNFRITGQLFRWCEENEALGVGFDSSTGFILPNGAIRSPDLSWVSRERWESLTPKQKKGFIPLCPDFVVELRSESDSLDKLQKKLLEYRENGARLGWLIDPQNRQVEIYRQGKEVEILENPTDLSGEDVLPNFSLNLKL; from the coding sequence ATGTTAGCAGTTACTACCTCACCCGAAACCCTCTCCTTAGAAATTCCTAGCGCGATCGCTCTCTCTATCACCCTTGAACAGTTTGAAGCCCTTGCTGCGGTCAACCGTGACTTAAAATTAGAACGTACAGCCCAAGGAGAATTAATCGTGAATCCCCCGACAGGTGGCGAATCAGGACAGCGAAATTTTCGTATAACAGGACAATTGTTTCGCTGGTGCGAAGAAAATGAAGCTTTAGGGGTCGGGTTTGACTCTTCCACCGGATTTATACTACCAAATGGGGCGATTCGTTCTCCTGATCTATCTTGGGTGAGTCGAGAACGCTGGGAATCTTTAACTCCTAAGCAGAAAAAGGGATTTATTCCCCTCTGCCCCGATTTTGTGGTGGAATTGCGGTCTGAATCCGATAGTCTTGACAAATTACAGAAAAAACTGCTCGAATATAGGGAAAATGGCGCAAGGTTAGGCTGGTTAATCGATCCCCAGAATCGGCAAGTTGAAATTTATCGTCAGGGAAAGGAGGTAGAAATATTAGAAAATCCCACTGATTTGTCGGGGGAAGATGTTTTACCCAATTTTAGCTTAAATTTAAAGCTCTGA
- a CDS encoding Hsp70 family protein, whose amino-acid sequence MFYAIDFGTSNTVITRWNGATNRAETVKLSELSQQIADNPPLIPSLLYIKSANPLQVIAGQAVRDRGLDIDRDPRFFRRFKRGIGAKIQGFLPELEETVLSFEGVGQWFLDSIIDNLKNTTLETPQSLVLTVPVDSFESYRNWLSNVCQGWEIEQIRLIDEPTAAALGYGTTGEQVILVVDFGGGTLDLSLVQLDLDNPQKNQGFILKWGEKLLGNNSAQKTKLARVLAKAGTNLGGSDIDDWIVDYFAQKQSLAKTSLTTRLAERLKIKLSSQLTAEEVYFDEENFESYELSLDREQLTDILQKQNFFNQLDDLMTGVLQQGRRNGIEVSDIDAVLLVGGTVQIPAVKDWVRQYFDSSKIKEDRPFEAIALGALQLAQGYQVKDFLYHSYGIRYWNRRKNAHAWHPIINSGQPYPMEKPVELVLGVSVDNQPSIELIIGELGTESGAMEVYFDGDKLITRSLSNGETSVQPLNDREGARSIAQLAPLGFRGKDRIKVQFWIDDQCFLRINVEDLLSQELLLNNQIVTKLS is encoded by the coding sequence GTGTTCTACGCTATTGATTTCGGAACCAGTAATACCGTCATTACTCGTTGGAATGGGGCGACAAATAGGGCCGAAACCGTCAAATTATCGGAGTTATCCCAACAAATAGCCGACAATCCCCCCCTAATTCCCAGTTTACTCTATATTAAATCGGCCAATCCTCTGCAAGTAATTGCCGGTCAAGCAGTGCGCGATCGGGGTTTAGATATCGATCGAGACCCGCGTTTTTTTCGTCGCTTTAAACGAGGTATCGGCGCAAAAATTCAAGGATTTTTACCGGAATTAGAGGAAACTGTCCTCAGTTTCGAGGGGGTTGGTCAATGGTTTCTTGATAGCATCATCGACAACTTAAAAAACACCACCCTGGAAACCCCCCAATCTCTAGTTTTAACCGTCCCCGTCGATAGTTTTGAAAGTTACCGCAATTGGTTAAGTAATGTTTGTCAGGGGTGGGAAATCGAACAAATTCGACTAATTGATGAACCCACGGCCGCCGCTTTAGGTTATGGAACCACGGGTGAGCAAGTGATTTTAGTGGTAGATTTTGGCGGTGGCACCCTCGATCTTTCTTTGGTACAATTAGATTTAGATAATCCTCAAAAAAATCAAGGTTTTATTCTCAAGTGGGGAGAAAAACTTTTAGGCAATAATTCCGCCCAAAAAACTAAACTAGCGAGGGTTTTAGCCAAGGCGGGGACAAATTTAGGGGGGTCAGATATCGACGATTGGATTGTCGATTATTTTGCCCAAAAGCAATCTTTAGCGAAAACTTCCCTGACTACTCGTCTAGCAGAAAGATTAAAAATTAAACTTTCTTCCCAATTAACCGCCGAGGAGGTATATTTTGATGAGGAAAATTTCGAGAGTTACGAGTTAAGTTTAGATCGAGAACAATTGACCGATATTCTCCAAAAACAAAACTTTTTTAATCAATTAGATGATTTAATGACGGGAGTTTTGCAACAGGGAAGACGCAATGGAATTGAAGTTAGCGACATCGATGCGGTGTTATTAGTTGGGGGAACTGTACAAATTCCGGCGGTAAAAGATTGGGTGCGACAGTATTTTGATAGTAGTAAAATTAAAGAGGATCGACCCTTTGAAGCGATCGCTTTGGGAGCGTTACAATTAGCCCAAGGTTATCAAGTCAAAGATTTTCTCTATCATAGCTACGGCATTCGTTACTGGAATCGTCGCAAAAATGCCCACGCTTGGCATCCAATTATTAACTCTGGACAACCCTATCCCATGGAAAAACCCGTGGAATTAGTCCTAGGTGTTTCTGTGGACAATCAGCCTAGCATTGAGTTAATTATCGGCGAATTAGGCACAGAAAGTGGAGCAATGGAGGTTTATTTTGATGGTGATAAATTAATTACTCGTTCCCTGAGTAATGGAGAAACTAGCGTCCAACCCTTAAATGATCGCGAGGGAGCAAGATCCATCGCTCAACTCGCTCCTTTAGGTTTCCGGGGTAAAGATCGCATTAAAGTGCAGTTCTGGATTGATGATCAGTGTTTTCTGCGGATTAATGTGGAAGATTTACTCAGTCAAGAATTGTTACTAAATAATCAAATAGTCACCAAATTAAGCTAG
- a CDS encoding competence/damage-inducible protein A yields the protein MAAEIICVGTELLLGDIVNTNAQYLALELAKLGIPHYYQTVVGDNVERLKKAIAIARERSSILIFTGGLGPTPDDLTTETIADFFQTPLREDQEILAEIEAKFTSLGREMPPSNSKQALIPIGADFLPNPTGTAPGLIWQPQTNVTILTFPGVPSEMKRMWVETAIPYLESQGWGKERIYSRSLKFRGIGESALAEKVAHLFALTNPTVAPYAGLGEVRLRIATKAPSLQAALQVIEPVATEIKEIAGLDYFGADDDTLPAVVGELLRRQKQTLSVAESCTGGGLGEIITQIAGSSDYFWGGVISYDNRVKVALLDVNEQDLNNVGAVSAIVAQQMALGVQKRLTTDWGISITGIAGPGGGSETKPVGLVYIGLASPEGKVTVSEHRFGENRDRLTIRQISAYTALDRLRRNLLIMS from the coding sequence ATGGCCGCTGAAATTATTTGTGTAGGAACGGAATTATTATTAGGGGATATAGTTAATACTAACGCCCAATATTTAGCCCTAGAATTGGCAAAATTAGGCATTCCCCATTATTATCAAACGGTGGTGGGAGATAATGTAGAAAGACTGAAAAAAGCGATCGCTATTGCCCGAGAACGTTCTTCAATTTTAATTTTTACCGGGGGACTCGGACCTACTCCCGACGATTTAACCACAGAAACAATCGCCGATTTTTTCCAAACGCCTCTCAGGGAAGATCAGGAGATTTTAGCAGAAATCGAGGCTAAATTTACGAGTTTAGGGCGAGAAATGCCTCCTAGTAACAGTAAACAGGCTTTAATACCCATAGGAGCCGATTTTTTGCCAAATCCGACGGGAACCGCCCCTGGCCTGATCTGGCAACCACAGACTAACGTGACTATTCTCACTTTCCCCGGAGTACCCTCAGAAATGAAGAGAATGTGGGTAGAAACGGCGATTCCTTACCTAGAAAGTCAAGGATGGGGCAAAGAGAGGATTTATAGTCGTTCTCTCAAATTTCGCGGTATTGGTGAGTCAGCTTTAGCGGAAAAAGTTGCCCATTTATTCGCTCTGACTAATCCCACCGTTGCCCCCTATGCTGGTTTAGGCGAAGTGCGTTTGCGAATTGCGACGAAAGCCCCTTCTTTACAGGCTGCTTTGCAGGTAATTGAACCGGTAGCGACGGAAATTAAGGAAATCGCCGGATTAGATTATTTTGGGGCTGATGATGATACTTTACCCGCGGTGGTGGGGGAACTTTTGCGGCGGCAAAAACAAACTTTGAGTGTGGCAGAATCCTGTACTGGAGGGGGATTAGGGGAAATTATCACCCAAATCGCCGGCAGTTCCGATTATTTTTGGGGTGGGGTTATTTCCTACGATAATCGGGTAAAAGTTGCCCTCTTAGACGTAAATGAGCAGGATTTAAATAATGTCGGGGCTGTCAGTGCCATTGTTGCCCAACAGATGGCCCTAGGCGTGCAAAAACGCCTCACTACCGATTGGGGGATCAGTATCACGGGTATTGCCGGACCGGGAGGAGGCAGTGAGACGAAACCTGTGGGCCTAGTTTATATCGGTTTAGCCAGTCCTGAAGGAAAAGTGACTGTATCTGAGCATCGTTTCGGAGAAAATCGAGATCGCTTGACCATTCGCCAGATTAGTGCCTATACCGCCCTTGATCGCCTACGCCGGAATTTATTAATAATGTCTTAA